A genomic region of Candidatus Aramenus sp. CH1 contains the following coding sequences:
- a CDS encoding universal stress protein translates to MYRRILVGYDGSKQAHKALETALALAKYFGAKVTVVEAVPHPLDSPETYVKEDVKTKEKIIRHKEEVELLGRTRGVKVEYKVIRGSPTLALSKVAEEENADLIVVGNRGIKGIKKLFVESVSSKVMESSRRSVLVVKD, encoded by the coding sequence TTGTACAGGAGGATATTGGTGGGATACGATGGATCTAAGCAGGCCCACAAGGCCCTCGAGACTGCGTTGGCGTTGGCCAAGTATTTTGGAGCGAAGGTGACCGTAGTGGAGGCTGTCCCACATCCTTTGGACTCCCCAGAGACGTACGTGAAAGAAGACGTTAAGACCAAGGAGAAGATAATAAGGCATAAGGAGGAAGTGGAGTTGCTTGGCAGGACTCGCGGAGTTAAAGTAGAGTACAAGGTAATCAGGGGTAGCCCTACGCTCGCCTTGTCCAAGGTAGCCGAGGAAGAGAACGCCGACTTAATAGTAGTAGGGAACAGGGGGATCAAGGGAATAAAGAAGCTCTTCGTGGAGAGCGTGTCATCAAAAGTAATGGAGAGCTCGAGGAGGTCAGTGCTAGTAGTGAAGGACTAG
- a CDS encoding FprA family A-type flavoprotein, producing MTKVHRPYVLYEEGDHKFVWLGLDESEYEKGILTNQYLIVDGDKGVLLDPGGYFVFERVYENAKEFVKPENVVAILYSHQDPDVIGSLNLWLDVTPNARIYVSALWERFLPHLGTDKINVTDIPDEGMEIPITDGFSVTAVPAHFLHSPGNFHYYDKKARIYFSGDVGAAAFPPGKWYLIVEDFEEHKKLMEPFHRRYLATRRALEIWLKKAKKLDIDVIAPQHGSVFLKENAKKFLDWLDSLDKVGVDLMS from the coding sequence ATGACCAAGGTGCACCGTCCTTACGTATTATACGAGGAAGGAGACCACAAGTTCGTTTGGTTAGGCCTTGACGAGTCGGAGTACGAGAAAGGCATCCTAACAAACCAGTACTTGATAGTAGATGGGGACAAGGGCGTTCTCCTGGATCCTGGCGGGTATTTCGTTTTCGAAAGAGTTTATGAGAACGCAAAAGAGTTCGTCAAGCCGGAGAACGTTGTGGCCATCCTCTACTCTCACCAAGACCCAGACGTCATCGGGTCGCTTAACCTTTGGTTAGACGTAACCCCTAATGCCAGGATTTACGTCTCGGCCCTCTGGGAGAGGTTCCTCCCCCACTTAGGGACTGACAAGATAAACGTCACGGATATACCGGACGAGGGGATGGAGATTCCAATAACTGACGGTTTCAGCGTTACAGCTGTTCCTGCCCACTTCCTCCACTCTCCAGGGAACTTCCACTATTACGACAAGAAAGCTAGGATCTACTTCTCTGGAGATGTAGGAGCCGCGGCCTTCCCTCCGGGGAAGTGGTACTTGATAGTTGAGGACTTCGAGGAGCACAAGAAGCTCATGGAGCCCTTCCACAGACGCTACTTAGCTACTAGGAGAGCGCTGGAGATATGGCTAAAGAAGGCGAAAAAGCTCGACATTGACGTCATAGCTCCGCAGCACGGCTCTGTCTTCCTCAAGGAGAACGCCAAGAAATTCTTAGATTGGCTGGATAGCCTAGACAAGGTAGGAGTAGATCTCATGAGTTGA
- a CDS encoding (2Fe-2S)-binding protein, with product MLVVNKGEKVKVRIRVNGVWYEKYVSPRMLLVDFLRDELNLTGTKVGCDTTTCGACTVLLNGKSVKSCTVLAVQADGGEVTTIEGLSVDSKLHPIQKAFEDNFALQCGFCTPGMIVQSYALLKENPNPTEEEIRDGIHGNICRCTGYQNIVKAIQDASRRM from the coding sequence GTGTTGGTGGTCAATAAGGGGGAGAAGGTCAAGGTAAGGATAAGGGTAAACGGCGTGTGGTACGAGAAGTACGTAAGCCCGAGGATGTTGCTTGTGGACTTCCTGAGGGACGAGCTCAACTTGACTGGCACTAAAGTGGGTTGTGATACGACAACGTGTGGGGCATGTACCGTCCTCTTGAATGGAAAGTCCGTGAAGTCGTGCACTGTTCTGGCAGTGCAAGCTGATGGAGGTGAGGTCACTACGATAGAGGGGTTAAGCGTGGACTCCAAGTTACATCCCATACAAAAGGCTTTCGAGGACAACTTCGCCCTCCAGTGTGGTTTCTGCACTCCCGGGATGATAGTACAGAGCTACGCCCTACTGAAGGAGAACCCGAATCCCACGGAAGAGGAGATAAGGGACGGGATACACGGCAACATATGCAGGTGTACTGGTTATCAGAACATAGTTAAGGCAATACAGGACGCCTCTAGGAGGATGTGA
- a CDS encoding 2,5-diamino-6-(ribosylamino)-4(3H)-pyrimidinone 5'-phosphate reductase, with protein MLPYIIIFSTVSIDGRLATRTGYSELSCPFDKQRQHQLRAEADAIVVGGNTVRVDNPSLTVKYAKKEKDPIRVVVSESLNLDPSYKVFSTPPRTVVYTKSDKSQEEFVKRGVEVRRFSQLKDVFEDLYALGARKVMVEGGGKLIWSLVKEGLYHEIRVTVSPRVFGNGVSLAQGEGFNGEEAPRLKLVDFKLCECKNEIHLVYRRA; from the coding sequence GTGCTACCGTATATTATAATATTTTCCACAGTGAGCATCGACGGCAGGCTCGCCACAAGGACTGGGTACAGCGAGTTGAGTTGTCCCTTCGACAAGCAGAGGCAACACCAGTTGAGGGCAGAAGCAGACGCCATCGTGGTTGGGGGGAACACGGTGAGGGTCGACAATCCCTCCTTGACTGTAAAGTACGCCAAGAAGGAAAAAGACCCAATAAGAGTAGTGGTGAGCGAGTCATTGAACCTAGACCCATCATACAAGGTCTTCTCCACTCCACCTAGGACAGTCGTATACACTAAGTCCGACAAGTCCCAAGAGGAGTTCGTGAAGAGGGGAGTTGAGGTTAGGCGGTTCTCCCAGCTCAAGGACGTGTTTGAGGACCTCTATGCACTTGGAGCAAGGAAGGTCATGGTGGAGGGGGGAGGTAAACTCATATGGAGCCTCGTTAAGGAGGGGCTTTACCACGAGATTAGGGTGACGGTCTCCCCAAGGGTCTTTGGAAACGGCGTAAGCCTTGCACAAGGGGAGGGGTTCAACGGGGAAGAAGCCCCAAGGCTAAAACTAGTCGACTTTAAGCTTTGCGAGTGCAAGAACGAGATCCACTTGGTGTACAGGAGAGCCTAG
- a CDS encoding serine protease codes for MKYSKSIFIIVMIILIIIAGISGFLAGKYASPSKNSATTTVENVTYVKQVSSSDFFPPAGVGNTEDYLINPVFPAHTIAGQYAYVTQGNGRVFIGGLYYTGNGYLAGAKGAAVVASMLAYQPLTQYDYYLYITAPSTINVGGAVKTDSATVMYLASMLGQVANLNKSMYFLGDVGLEGYMYSTGVVYQRIVQLYQGGIYYLVVPQMMALAEGQNFQMAEHFAKEHNITLLTAESIPQMYQLETSYSLSQPVGYMDLQYNASVGYQYLSAIYHTLLNESANQTAKEMAKKYWAQAESLANEGNYTAFYFLPNPAVSAIQVLYNNNYNLSMEVQRAVGSAISSMDLWKIETAAEADYLFGSGNLSEEILAEAWASLSLSINVGPTITPYGLYQGLYNEYVTDVYAAEYYDAVTGSNYGNVTLLNDVLKDPNVVYDYGFFSNYYSQLALNFSYYFLKQLNSTSQSVVKSSIYSYMVNEDKALQDAAAYYDAPSIVGEIAIEYGTSAHNLAYLYLAMPFVRFTMNTEQLTWYASV; via the coding sequence ATGAAGTATAGTAAAAGTATCTTTATAATAGTAATGATAATTTTGATAATAATTGCAGGTATTTCGGGATTTTTAGCTGGGAAATATGCTTCTCCTAGTAAGAACTCTGCGACAACTACAGTAGAAAATGTTACCTACGTGAAGCAAGTCTCCTCTAGCGACTTCTTTCCTCCAGCTGGAGTGGGTAACACAGAGGACTACTTAATCAACCCTGTGTTTCCAGCCCACACAATAGCGGGGCAATACGCCTATGTCACTCAAGGTAACGGTAGGGTATTCATAGGCGGGCTCTACTACACAGGAAACGGCTACTTGGCTGGGGCTAAAGGGGCAGCCGTTGTGGCGTCAATGCTAGCCTATCAACCGTTAACCCAGTACGACTACTACTTGTACATAACCGCGCCTTCTACCATAAACGTAGGGGGAGCCGTGAAAACCGACTCTGCCACGGTGATGTACTTGGCATCAATGTTGGGACAAGTAGCTAACCTCAACAAGTCCATGTACTTCCTAGGAGACGTCGGACTAGAGGGTTATATGTACTCGACCGGGGTGGTGTACCAGAGGATAGTCCAGCTCTACCAAGGGGGTATATACTACCTAGTTGTCCCCCAGATGATGGCGTTAGCGGAGGGGCAGAACTTCCAGATGGCGGAGCATTTCGCTAAGGAGCACAACATAACCCTTCTCACAGCCGAGTCGATACCGCAGATGTACCAGCTGGAGACCTCCTATTCCCTGTCCCAACCAGTGGGCTACATGGACCTCCAGTACAACGCCTCTGTGGGATATCAGTACTTGTCCGCGATATACCACACTCTATTGAACGAGAGTGCTAACCAGACTGCCAAGGAAATGGCGAAGAAGTACTGGGCTCAGGCAGAGAGTTTGGCAAACGAGGGCAATTACACCGCCTTTTATTTCCTCCCAAACCCCGCAGTGTCAGCGATACAAGTACTATACAACAACAACTACAACCTGTCGATGGAGGTACAGAGGGCAGTTGGCTCTGCCATTTCCTCAATGGATTTGTGGAAGATAGAGACTGCGGCCGAGGCCGATTACTTGTTTGGCTCTGGCAACTTGTCAGAGGAAATCTTGGCAGAAGCGTGGGCATCCCTTAGCCTGTCGATAAACGTAGGTCCAACCATAACTCCCTATGGTCTTTACCAAGGTCTTTACAACGAGTACGTTACTGACGTGTACGCAGCAGAGTACTACGACGCAGTTACTGGTTCCAACTACGGTAACGTCACTTTGCTTAACGACGTGTTGAAGGACCCCAACGTGGTTTATGACTACGGCTTCTTCTCTAATTACTACTCCCAGCTGGCGCTGAACTTCAGCTACTACTTCCTAAAGCAGCTCAACTCCACGTCTCAAAGCGTGGTTAAGTCCTCCATCTATAGCTACATGGTAAACGAGGACAAGGCCTTACAGGACGCTGCAGCCTACTACGATGCCCCTTCAATAGTAGGAGAGATAGCGATAGAGTACGGGACCTCCGCACATAACTTAGCCTACCTTTACCTTGCGATGCCCTTCGTTAGGTTCACCATGAACACCGAACAGCTAACGTGGTACGCCTCTGTTTAG
- a CDS encoding potassium channel family protein: protein MKEKLWNKLFIPVVETFAAPYSVIRKIYPQLIILSVVVYSIALIFVYYQGLDWVSAIYAAINVITTVGLYAPNINEMPSQEKLLLTITIIFSVGLFASMAQTLISTLLNRNNWIDARARWRGKLMKGHVVVLGNSKSVLSAVKKLEELGKDYIVVTGNKDIYNQIKNDKVILGDPKEDQNILTAGIMGAESAIIAMDDDAETLLVTLKVQKLNPPLTVVTVVNDSSMVDVMKTAGADIIIPFEEVVGRMMASASVSKQLAGMIFSSKDREFAIAVFKAKSKFKLRDLPDGVIPIAILRNEKLDPYFDRDTEVDTGETLFVLGDPSKFKKLSALLE from the coding sequence ATGAAGGAAAAGCTCTGGAATAAGCTGTTTATACCCGTTGTCGAGACCTTTGCCGCTCCCTACTCCGTGATAAGGAAGATCTACCCTCAGCTAATCATACTCTCCGTAGTCGTCTACTCCATTGCCTTAATTTTCGTCTACTACCAAGGCCTCGACTGGGTATCAGCAATCTACGCCGCAATTAACGTCATAACCACTGTTGGCCTTTACGCACCAAACATAAACGAAATGCCCTCACAGGAGAAGCTCCTCCTCACCATAACCATTATCTTCAGCGTAGGGCTCTTCGCCAGCATGGCGCAAACTTTAATCTCGACATTGCTAAATAGAAACAATTGGATAGACGCTAGGGCCAGGTGGAGAGGAAAGCTGATGAAGGGACACGTAGTCGTCTTGGGAAACTCCAAGAGCGTGCTCTCTGCTGTTAAGAAGCTCGAAGAACTGGGAAAGGATTACATCGTAGTGACGGGAAATAAGGACATCTACAACCAAATAAAGAACGACAAGGTCATCCTCGGTGACCCTAAGGAAGACCAGAACATCCTCACCGCGGGGATAATGGGGGCGGAGTCCGCAATTATAGCCATGGACGATGACGCGGAGACCCTCCTCGTAACGCTAAAGGTGCAGAAGCTCAACCCGCCCCTCACCGTGGTGACCGTGGTAAACGACTCCTCAATGGTCGACGTCATGAAGACTGCTGGCGCTGACATCATCATCCCGTTTGAGGAGGTGGTTGGGAGGATGATGGCCTCGGCTTCAGTATCAAAGCAGTTGGCTGGGATGATCTTCTCCAGCAAGGACAGGGAGTTCGCCATTGCAGTGTTTAAGGCAAAGAGCAAGTTCAAGCTGAGGGACCTCCCAGACGGCGTTATACCAATAGCTATACTGAGGAACGAGAAGCTGGACCCCTACTTCGACAGGGACACCGAGGTAGATACTGGGGAGACGTTGTTCGTCCTAGGAGACCCCTCAAAGTTCAAGAAGCTCTCTGCCCTACTGGAGTGA
- a CDS encoding aldehyde dehydrogenase family protein, protein MESKMYKWEMAYNVMRPYGVWTAISQLNFPLAITTSMILGVVITGNTVVLKALF, encoded by the coding sequence ATGGAGTCCAAGATGTACAAGTGGGAAATGGCCTACAACGTCATGAGGCCCTACGGTGTATGGACAGCAATCTCGCAGTTAAACTTCCCCTTAGCCATAACCACTTCCATGATCCTGGGCGTAGTCATCACGGGTAACACCGTTGTGCTCAAAGCCCTCTTCTGA
- a CDS encoding xanthine dehydrogenase family protein molybdopterin-binding subunit, translating into MSYVGKPVKRMYDDKFVTGRSTYVDDVRVPALYAGFVRSPYPHARVKRVDATDALKVPGIVAVFTSREINPLLKAGVGILTPYLNPSAFRFKERKAFPEDNKVKYVGEPVAVVVGEDKYAVRDAIDKVVVDYEPLKPVLKMEEAEKDEVIIHEELKSNVGYRIPFKAGDVERAFSKADKVIDVEAINDRLIPNPMEPRGILANYDGTTLTVWYSTQVPHFARSEFSKVFGVPENKIRVIMPDVGGAFGSKVHIIPEDLSVIASSILLRRPVRWTATRSEEMIASEARSNVFRGQVAIKKDGTVLGIKGKLLLDLGAYLTITAGLQPMIIPMMVPGPYKVRDVEIESVAVYTNTPPITMYRGASRPEATYIIERIMSYVADELGLDDVTVRERNLIDQLPYMNPFGLKYDTGDYKGLLKEGLERLGYFELKKWAEDERKKGRKVGVGMAFYLEICSFGPWEFADVKINEKGEVTVITGITPHGQGTETALAQIVADAFQIPIEKVRVIWGDTVVVEGSFGTYGSRSVTIGGSAALKASQVILERIRRGVAKQMGVDVQEVVHEDGGFRLRDGRKLSWEEAVQLALRSKENLTEKVYYENDVTFPYGVHVAVVEVSDEGIAKVLEYRAYDDIGKVVNPALAEGQIHGGGTQAVGQALYEMAVLNENGGLSITYADYYVPTAVEAPKFTSVFAEKYHASTYPTGTKGVGEAALIVGPATIVRALEDAVKARFTKTPVTPVEIYKAMKGIRER; encoded by the coding sequence ATGAGCTACGTAGGTAAGCCCGTAAAGAGGATGTACGACGACAAGTTCGTCACAGGCAGGAGCACATACGTCGACGACGTGAGGGTGCCGGCGCTCTACGCTGGCTTTGTCAGGAGTCCCTACCCGCATGCCAGGGTGAAGAGGGTAGACGCAACAGACGCGCTGAAAGTCCCTGGAATAGTCGCGGTGTTCACGTCGAGGGAGATAAACCCCCTATTGAAGGCAGGAGTTGGTATCCTTACGCCATACTTGAACCCCAGCGCCTTTAGGTTCAAGGAGAGGAAGGCGTTCCCAGAGGACAACAAGGTCAAGTACGTGGGCGAGCCAGTAGCCGTAGTAGTAGGGGAGGACAAGTACGCGGTAAGGGATGCAATAGACAAGGTAGTGGTAGACTACGAGCCGTTAAAGCCAGTCCTCAAGATGGAGGAAGCAGAGAAGGATGAGGTAATAATCCACGAGGAGCTGAAGAGCAACGTTGGTTACAGGATACCCTTTAAGGCGGGGGACGTGGAGAGAGCGTTCAGTAAGGCCGACAAGGTCATAGACGTGGAGGCGATAAACGACAGGCTAATTCCCAACCCAATGGAACCAAGGGGGATCTTAGCCAACTACGACGGCACGACGCTTACGGTGTGGTATTCTACCCAAGTGCCTCACTTCGCCAGAAGCGAGTTCTCCAAGGTCTTTGGCGTCCCTGAGAACAAGATAAGGGTGATAATGCCCGACGTGGGAGGTGCCTTTGGAAGTAAGGTCCACATAATCCCCGAGGACCTCTCTGTCATTGCCTCCTCAATCCTCCTGAGGAGGCCAGTGAGGTGGACTGCCACGAGGAGCGAGGAGATGATCGCCAGCGAGGCGAGGAGCAACGTGTTCAGGGGACAAGTGGCGATCAAGAAGGACGGTACAGTGCTCGGCATTAAGGGCAAGCTACTTCTCGATCTGGGGGCTTACCTCACCATAACTGCAGGGCTCCAGCCAATGATAATACCCATGATGGTCCCAGGGCCGTACAAGGTGAGGGACGTAGAGATAGAGAGCGTGGCAGTGTACACTAACACTCCACCCATTACCATGTACAGGGGGGCAAGCAGGCCAGAGGCGACCTATATCATAGAGAGGATAATGAGCTACGTGGCTGACGAGCTGGGCCTAGACGACGTTACCGTGAGGGAGAGGAACCTCATCGACCAGCTGCCCTACATGAACCCATTTGGGTTGAAGTACGATACTGGAGACTACAAGGGGTTGTTAAAGGAGGGATTAGAGAGACTAGGTTACTTCGAGCTGAAGAAGTGGGCCGAGGACGAGAGGAAAAAGGGAAGGAAAGTAGGGGTCGGAATGGCGTTCTACCTTGAGATATGCAGTTTCGGTCCATGGGAGTTCGCTGACGTAAAGATCAACGAGAAGGGAGAGGTCACTGTCATCACCGGCATAACCCCACACGGACAGGGAACGGAGACGGCTTTGGCGCAAATAGTGGCTGACGCGTTCCAGATACCCATAGAAAAGGTGAGGGTGATATGGGGAGACACGGTAGTGGTTGAAGGGAGCTTCGGCACTTATGGCTCTAGGTCTGTCACGATTGGCGGTTCAGCAGCGCTAAAGGCGTCGCAGGTGATCCTGGAGAGGATAAGGAGGGGAGTGGCAAAGCAGATGGGAGTGGACGTGCAAGAGGTTGTTCACGAAGATGGCGGGTTTAGGCTCAGGGACGGCAGGAAATTGAGCTGGGAGGAGGCAGTGCAACTAGCGTTGAGGAGCAAGGAGAACTTGACGGAAAAGGTGTACTACGAGAACGACGTGACCTTCCCCTACGGCGTCCACGTAGCTGTAGTGGAGGTAAGCGACGAGGGAATAGCCAAAGTCTTGGAGTACAGGGCATACGACGACATAGGGAAAGTCGTGAACCCTGCGTTAGCTGAGGGACAGATACACGGAGGAGGTACGCAGGCTGTAGGGCAGGCGTTGTACGAGATGGCGGTACTGAACGAGAACGGTGGGCTTTCAATAACCTACGCCGACTACTACGTGCCAACTGCCGTGGAGGCACCAAAGTTCACCTCCGTGTTCGCCGAGAAGTACCATGCCTCCACTTACCCCACGGGGACAAAGGGAGTAGGGGAAGCTGCACTGATAGTTGGCCCCGCCACCATAGTCAGGGCACTGGAGGACGCGGTGAAGGCCAGATTCACCAAGACTCCCGTCACACCAGTGGAGATCTACAAGGCTATGAAGGGGATAAGGGAACGTTAA
- a CDS encoding DUF929 domain-containing protein, whose translation MNKTIIALVIVLIVVLGVGLYLIQSRANSPRINQTLMGKTEIPFGKFVKVSNQDYAPLGKVEIFEQSWIGCPVGAVASWAIFIIISHYGNVTYYTHYSDPYDKVAPNVPGIIFEGFKPNSSLLFDVVYTYNEYLNATPNGVPIPESQLVQVGEQELVQQLPPNISSLIIKYETQVPVQGYNNASVYIVSPPHLNFALVVTGPNGTYILTTPLISPKALEGYNVSYVMSHMYNITALVQGAQYLQEVINEAFGSSTPVVNCVS comes from the coding sequence ATGAATAAAACGATAATTGCACTGGTTATAGTATTAATAGTAGTGTTAGGAGTGGGGCTTTACCTTATTCAGTCCCGCGCCAACTCCCCTAGGATCAACCAGACCCTTATGGGCAAAACTGAAATCCCCTTCGGGAAGTTCGTCAAGGTGAGCAACCAAGACTATGCTCCTCTAGGGAAGGTGGAGATATTTGAACAGTCGTGGATTGGGTGCCCCGTGGGGGCTGTAGCGTCTTGGGCGATATTCATAATAATCTCCCATTACGGCAACGTCACCTATTACACCCACTACTCCGACCCCTACGACAAGGTTGCGCCAAACGTTCCAGGGATAATATTCGAGGGGTTCAAGCCAAACTCCTCCTTGCTGTTTGACGTGGTGTACACTTACAATGAGTACTTGAACGCGACCCCCAATGGCGTCCCAATTCCTGAGAGCCAACTTGTGCAGGTTGGGGAACAGGAGCTGGTACAACAGTTACCTCCCAACATCTCAAGCCTCATAATAAAGTACGAGACTCAAGTGCCCGTTCAGGGCTACAACAACGCCTCTGTTTACATAGTCTCTCCTCCACACCTAAACTTCGCCCTAGTAGTCACGGGACCTAACGGCACATACATTTTGACGACGCCCCTCATAAGCCCCAAGGCCCTTGAGGGCTACAACGTATCCTACGTCATGAGCCACATGTACAATATAACCGCCCTCGTCCAAGGGGCCCAGTACCTGCAAGAGGTGATAAACGAGGCGTTCGGTAGCTCAACCCCTGTGGTAAATTGCGTGTCCTGA
- a CDS encoding sulfite exporter TauE/SafE family protein — translation MVPLYVLILIGVAVGALTGITGSSGVLIVVPALSYLGLSFKEAVGSSLLVDVITTLSVIFVYFKHENVDVKLSALLGAGAVVGAQLGSEIAFVVPERALEGAFTVFTSVMAYMSFRRSRNPRLNLNKLDLGRLAYAVAPVLAVLVGIVTGTLGASGGIMFIAVMMLLFSIDVKKMIGTATLAMLLSALSGTIAYALSGRVNLYASVVIGVVALASGYYFAKFANRAKPSLIYAFLGSVFVLTSISELVKVI, via the coding sequence ATGGTACCCCTTTACGTCTTAATACTCATAGGCGTGGCTGTTGGTGCCCTTACTGGGATAACTGGTTCAAGCGGCGTGCTAATTGTTGTCCCAGCGTTGTCATACCTCGGTTTAAGCTTTAAGGAGGCCGTTGGTTCCAGCCTCCTCGTGGACGTCATAACCACTCTGTCGGTCATTTTCGTGTACTTTAAACACGAAAACGTTGACGTGAAGCTCTCTGCCCTCTTGGGAGCGGGGGCAGTAGTGGGGGCACAACTGGGCTCCGAGATAGCCTTCGTAGTGCCGGAGAGAGCACTGGAGGGGGCATTTACTGTCTTCACTTCTGTCATGGCATACATGTCCTTTAGAAGGTCCAGAAACCCTAGACTAAACTTGAACAAACTGGACTTGGGAAGGCTTGCTTACGCTGTAGCGCCTGTACTGGCAGTCCTGGTGGGCATAGTCACTGGGACGCTTGGAGCTAGCGGTGGGATAATGTTCATAGCTGTGATGATGCTCCTCTTCTCTATTGACGTCAAAAAGATGATAGGCACGGCGACCTTAGCCATGCTCCTCTCAGCGTTAAGCGGGACTATTGCCTACGCCCTCTCGGGGAGGGTGAACTTGTACGCGTCTGTCGTAATAGGGGTTGTGGCACTGGCTTCCGGGTACTATTTCGCCAAGTTCGCCAACAGGGCAAAGCCCTCCCTAATCTACGCATTCCTAGGGAGCGTCTTCGTACTAACGTCGATCAGTGAACTGGTCAAGGTGATCTAG
- a CDS encoding xanthine dehydrogenase family protein subunit M — protein MYPPEFTYVRADNLSEALDFLSSHENSRPLAGGQSLLPMLKLRVIQPDYVVDIGRLNELKYVRSVVEGLRIGALTTYNELLKSDQVKVLAPLLYQAVKTVGDFQVRNVGTLGGSVSQADPASDAPVALTALEAEFTLSSKGGNRVVKATEFFQGPFTTSLRSDELVTEISVPALDGYVVKYRKVVRRAGDYALASMALAVKLRGGEVEDMRLSLGGVHDRPFRAFEVEKMVIGKKLDESLAKEVAEKVSSQINPPSDHRGGPWYRREVVKLMVEKALMEVKAGVGGQ, from the coding sequence ATGTACCCGCCGGAATTTACGTATGTGAGGGCGGACAACTTAAGTGAAGCCCTCGACTTTCTCTCTAGCCACGAAAACTCGAGGCCGTTGGCGGGAGGACAGAGCCTTCTTCCAATGCTGAAGCTCAGGGTAATACAGCCAGACTACGTAGTGGACATAGGTAGGCTCAACGAGCTGAAGTACGTGAGGAGCGTGGTGGAAGGGTTAAGGATAGGGGCTCTAACAACTTACAACGAGTTGTTGAAGAGCGACCAAGTAAAGGTATTGGCACCCCTCCTTTACCAAGCCGTGAAGACAGTTGGGGACTTCCAAGTGAGAAACGTGGGGACCCTAGGGGGCTCCGTGTCCCAGGCTGACCCCGCCTCCGACGCTCCAGTGGCGTTAACAGCCTTGGAGGCGGAATTCACGTTGTCCTCAAAGGGAGGTAACAGGGTGGTCAAGGCGACGGAGTTCTTCCAGGGTCCCTTCACCACGTCGTTGAGGAGCGATGAACTGGTGACAGAGATCTCGGTGCCAGCCCTAGACGGCTACGTTGTCAAGTACAGGAAGGTTGTCAGAAGGGCAGGGGACTACGCGTTGGCTTCAATGGCGTTGGCGGTAAAGCTGAGGGGAGGGGAAGTGGAGGACATGAGGCTTTCCCTTGGAGGCGTGCACGACAGGCCTTTTAGGGCGTTTGAGGTGGAGAAGATGGTGATTGGCAAGAAGCTCGACGAGAGTCTGGCAAAGGAGGTAGCGGAAAAGGTATCCTCTCAGATCAACCCTCCCTCAGATCACAGGGGTGGCCCATGGTACAGGAGGGAGGTAGTGAAGCTCATGGTCGAGAAGGCCTTAATGGAGGTGAAAGCAGGTGTTGGTGGTCAATAA